ACCGTAATGACCAGACATGCACACAGCTAGAAATGACCGCCAAAGGGTTTGCCCGAAACACCTTCTCCAGTACTTTCCTTGTTCGGCCTCGAATATTAACATAGGTCTGATGGCTTACGTCTTCAACCCGCGCCCTCTCATCTGCGGCTTCCGACGACGGCAATGTAGCGGACCAGGTTACCAACAACGCATGAACAGCATCGTCTAGGTATCTCGGAGATTCGGGTTTCAACTCATTCGACGGAGCTTCGACGGTAAAGACTGTGGATACCAAACCAAGGATCCGACTTCCACTTTCGCCTTGCCCGGAAACAGAGTCATCTACTTTTCCTGACGCGGGATTGCTCAGTATAGTAAGCACGCGTTCAAGAACATTGAGAGTCATAATGACCTCTGCGTCTGTTACATTGAGAACCTCATCCGGCATAATGATAATGTCTTTCCTATCTCGTAGCAAGGACTTTTTCTCATGCCCCTCTTGGATGCGCTGCACCAGTTCCCGTGTCTCCTGACTAAAACACTCAGCTAGAGTGTGCAGCAGGTTAGGCCGATTGACCAAAAGAGGTACTGTCATCAGCACAAAGTCAATCCAGTGTTGGAGAACGGGAATATTAGAAGGCGTTGCCACACCTTGCATTACTGTAATGACTAGCTGGTGCTCAAAGTCCGATGTCGAAACATCGATCGACAGGGGCTTTTCCGTGACTGATGAGGCACCTCGCCGATGTGTCTGGCTAGGTACACGGGAAGACGGTTCacgatgggaagaagaagcgttGATAGCAGAGTGAAGGAGGTGAAGCATTTTACTTTGCAAAGTAAGTCGCCTTGCCTGGACTGCGGAGAGTAGTTTGTTGGCGAGTGTGGTTTTGAGTGATGATATAAAGGGTTGAGAAACTTCCCCACGGGATACTATCATCTgcaaaagggaaagggcagCACTCTGCACACGAAGTATCAGAGGGGAAGCTTTTTTGCCCATCTGCGGACTCGTCTCCGCCTCAACGAACCTACCAAATatgagaagatgatccATATACTTGTAACGAGCAACTCACCTAATCAGAAGTAGACAGATCAGTTCCATATATCCCTTCACCCCAGGAAAGGCCTTTTCTGCTCTTGAGATAAATGTCGAGTGTAAAGAGCCGTTCAGTTCTTCTACCTGACAGGCTTTGCACAACCCTTGACCACCAAACTGAAAAAGAGCGGTAACACTCTCGATTTGATGTCTTATCAAATTCAAATCCACCAGACCATCGTATGTCCCTTGGGAGGAATCATATTTGATTGAAGGGTCGAGAAGGCGGCTGAGAAGAGGGTCAAGAACTCTGAAATATGAACGAAGATTGAGACGAAGCCAAGTCTCAGCTTGACGCTGGACGTCAGGATCCGTGGATTTTAGAGATTCCAGCACAGTACAAACAGGAACATGGAATATTTCACCAGGAAGCATCGAGTCATCTGCCAAAAAAGTGATTAATCTAATGTCGCTTCCAGCATTTTCATAAATCTTACCTGTCAGTCGCCAGAAAATGCCGAATGCCTCTAAAGCAGAATTGATAGATGACGACTTGGTCATTCTGCGCGCGATGACAGTCTCTAGAGTATGTATCTCTGCAAGCTGGTTATAATCCCAAAGAAGCTCAACCGCTCGACTATGATAAAGCGACGCTGACGGTTGCAGGTATCGAAAGAGCTACACATGTGATTTGTTAGTATCAATTATGTTGAAGTCTAAATGGAGCTCACAGAATCTAGAATAGCAGACATTGTTTTGTCTGATGTCACCGATATCCCTGACTTCATCAGATCGGACCTGCTAGCCTTGAGTGCGACCATCACCAGGGCCTCAACCACCACAAATGCTTTAACTCTCGGCAGGCTGTCCACCAATGCACTCAGCCACGTAGGTCCGTCTATTTCTCCCAGTGCAGGGACCTCGTAATCTATCAAGACACTTATGATATTGATGGCATGGAGTAAAATGGTGGGATCCGATCCTTTAAGGGCAGCTATGCTAATTGAAAAAGCAGATTGAACGAtatggggaagaagatgggcaTGAAGCCGGATTTCGATGTCACGCGGTTGTTGCTTTTGTTCATACAGACcttgaaaaagaggaggcTCTTCAGTAGGAGGGCGATGAAAAGTCGACGACGATTTTGAAAACACGGTTGCGGGAATGTGCTGAACGAGAGAGACCGCAAGTCGGATTGCCTCGGGCAGCTGATCGGCAGCTATGTTATCGCACTGCTCACAGAGGAACGTCATGTCAGCACCAGTTGAGCAGAGTTGTCGGAAGGTAACTGACCTGTATAAGCTCTAGGATCCTATCGAGCAGCAGAGGGAGATGCAAAGCTgcaatctcctcatccttttgTGGCACATTGTCCAGCAGCCAAGAGACAAGGGCAACATCGCCTTTATTCCCCCGCAAGATCCTTTCCTCAACAGAGTGATACAGCTCTTTCCAAATGATAGACGGTTCCATTGCTTCATATAGAGCGCTCGCCATATTTGACGCCTACAGCGTCAATCATTAGCAGGCAGATTCCGGAAAATAGACTAAAAACTCACTTCAGTCAAGCCAGATGACGACGCATCCATCATGATCCTAAGAGCTGGTATTGCAACCTTTTCAGACAATACTCCTCCTATTTCCCATTTATCCAAGAGCGATAGAAAGATTTTGAATGGTTTTTGCGGATCatcgtctcttcctccatcttcctccaccatcgATTTTTCCATCTTAAGCAAGAGCGTGGAGGAAAGTAAATCTAAGCCATGGGCTTTGAAGTAATCTACCTGATCATTAGGCGACTCGCTTGTTCCAAGAAGCCAGGTGTATACTCGTCGGCTGAGCGAGAGTTCTTTCTGGAGAACAACGCTGGTGGCAGAATCGATGAGCAGTTGTTTATCGCTGAGCTCCGCCTCCCTATTTTCAATACTATTAGCCATCTACATAAGCAAAGAGACAGTAAATCTTACTTCAAGACCTTACTTTCAAGCTTTAGCACTCTCAGTAAAAGATCCAAAGCGTTCCTTCTGACAAGAACGttctcatcatccaaagccGCACTCAATCCTCGTATTAATAAGCCAGTTTCAATAGCGGCGTCTGGATGGTCGAGGGGCTTTGTCATCCGCCGAGCGAGATAGTTGAGAGCCGCGAGACGCGAAATCGGCGAAGTGATAAGAATGAGGAATATGttttggaggaagaaagatgggGAGATGGCGCCGGACAGACGGTCCAGTAAGAAAAGGATCTGGATATCAATTAGCCCATAGCTTTGTTGTTCAATGGAGGGCATCTCACTTTGTCAAAGAAATcccctgcttcttcttccatcccagGCAACAAAGCCAGCACAAAAGCTTTCGTCGCAGGCCTCAAGTTCTCCCCAAGTGGCAGATAATAATGGTCATAAATGTTGATCAATAAGGGGCGAACCGATGTGGCAGCGTattggaagaatggaa
The Cryptococcus neoformans var. neoformans JEC21 chromosome 8 sequence genome window above contains:
- a CDS encoding cellular morphogenesis-related protein, putative, translated to MAHSSPPLNTQPSESRALKRPASQSRLTQLLVPGRSRSDSTTSQTSVNIEDSGSSGRATPEGRTRAGKAAAASLLANDPKYKRFKQQVDKALQSFENVNEWADFISFLSRLLKTLQSPSPPYHEIPRKLIVSKRLAQCLNPALPSGVHQRALDVYSYIFSIIGTDGLQRDLAIWSSGLFPFFQYAATSVRPLLINIYDHYYLPLGENLRPATKAFVLALLPGMEEEAGDFFDKILFLLDRLSGAISPSFFLQNIFLILITSPISRLAALNYLARRMTKPLDHPDAAIETGLLIRGLSAALDDENVLVRRNALDLLLRVLKLESKVLKEAELSDKQLLIDSATSVVLQKELSLSRRVYTWLLGTSESPNDQVDYFKAHGLDLLSSTLLLKMEKSMVEEDGGRDDDPQKPFKIFLSLLDKWEIGGVLSEKVAIPALRIMMDASSSGLTEASNMASALYEAMEPSIIWKELYHSVEERILRGNKGDVALVSWLLDNVPQKDEEIAALHLPLLLDRILELIQCDNIAADQLPEAIRLAVSLVQHIPATVFSKSSSTFHRPPTEEPPLFQGLYEQKQQPRDIEIRLHAHLLPHIVQSAFSISIAALKGSDPTILLHAINIISVLIDYEVPALGEIDGPTWLSALVDSLPRVKAFVVVEALVMVALKASRSDLMKSGISVTSDKTMSAILDSLFRYLQPSASLYHSRAVELLWDYNQLAEIHTLETVIARRMTKSSSINSALEAFGIFWRLTDDSMLPGEIFHVPVCTVLESLKSTDPDVQRQAETWLRLNLRSYFRVLDPLLSRLLDPSIKYDSSQGTYDGLVDLNLIRHQIESVTALFQFGGQGLCKACQVEELNGSLHSTFISRAEKAFPGVKGYMELICLLLIRFVEAETSPQMGKKASPLILRVQSAALSLLQMIVSRGEVSQPFISSLKTTLANKLLSAVQARRLTLQSKMLHLLHSAINASSSHREPSSRVPSQTHRRGASSVTEKPLSIDVSTSDFEHQLVITVMQGVATPSNIPVLQHWIDFVLMTVPLLVNRPNLLHTLAECFSQETRELVQRIQEGHEKKSLLRDRKDIIIMPDEVLNVTDAEVIMTLNVLERVLTILSNPASGKVDDSVSGQGESGSRILGLVSTVFTVEAPSNELKPESPRYLDDAVHALLVTWSATLPSSEAADERARVEDVSHQTYVNIRGRTRKVLEKVFRANPLAVISSCVHVWSLRSEQVSDEAIFDCVDTLTPSAQRVVELICDMASGKSGKAVSDYKADPSCLAFLEAYISRLEAPIAVQVWSTLFGFARELVSAATTVFTRSQLFSLLQCLTELSLTISKTTALEDRRLRRDLHDTYARALDLVVNNSLKIAEAGIWDRPDIAKSVDADKEDDVDVEKGLVKIYDYLATAVIPNLRLLLVESDRVNSACSGIIVAIVNPAFRRQRVDAPILRLILEISRIPSTAKTWRPLVSDFFSDHRLFKSKPSVETDYWKQLILALFTSDKERFPDLLSRITSTSSANINIFTNREQEMAGKCGNLRRLSLILLAAERNHYLGLLPAIQERLVEMLRSGNVSARVHSEVYLCLRVLMCRISPQHLTNFWPVILAELLRIFERTLDEPPEDESEELLLVLAACKFLDLLLVIQSEDFQIHQWMFVTDTTDAAYPPEDYAPDAMMDKLAELLSELGSKGGDTELSLSEPSLVLTSPLNRLPNSLRRPRLSEVTSIVSLQQLQMFFARASMDTFESVYAEAAVDWNGIEEGLLGEIFDA